The Bacteroides sp. AN502(2024) DNA segment GCTGGGTATGCCGGAGCATCTGATAACCCGTCATCCGTTCCCCGGACCGGGTTTGGCTGTACGTATCTTGGGAGATATTACTCCTGAAAAAGTACGTATTCTGCAGGATGCTGACGATATCTTTATCCAAGGATTGCGTGATTGGGGATTGTACGATAAAGTTTGGCAGGCGGGAGTTATTCTGTTGCCGGTACAGTCTGTAGGCGTAATGGGAGACGAACGCACGTATGAAAGAGCGGTTGCTTTGCGTGCGGTGACATCTACGGATGCTATGACAGCGGACTGGGCACATCTTCCTTATGAATTTATGGGTAAGGTGTCTAATGATATTATAAATAAGGTGAAAGGAGTGAACCGTGTCACCTATGATATCAGTTCTAAGCCGCCAGCAACGATAGAGTGGGAGTGATAAATATCCACAAGTATATCATGATAAAAGCCTCAAAGGAATTTCCTGTTGAGGCTTTTATTGTGTGATATGATTGTTTGTTATATAATATTGCACGGACTGGCAATTGCGATAGGCTTCTTTTATATTTTTATTCGCTTATCAGTTTCTGAGCATCCGGAATGAGAATCTCTTTCCGACGTAGTTCAAGCAAGCCGTTATCTTGCAATTCATTAAGTGCTTTGGAAGTATTCAGCCGGGTGTCATCCAAGTAGCGGGCGAGATCGTCCATCTTTACTTTAAATATTTTCTCTCCCTGCATCTTTTCGCAATGTAGCAGGAAAAAACGGATGATTTTGCTTTTCAAGTCCTGAGTAGGTTCTTCCCATAAGCGTGAATACAGGTTTTGTGCGCGGTTGCTGACAAAATTCATATAGTTGAGCCGGAAGATTTCGTATTTAAACAGGTCGCTGAGCACAAACGCTTTGCTGATGCTTACGGTATGGACTTCCGTATGTGCAATATAAGAAGAGTTATAATGGGTGTTCATACCGAATAGTGATTGCGGCTCTATCAGGTAAGGGGCTTCCATCTGCTCAATGACTGTGTAAATGTTTTCTTTGGAATTTGTGACGATTGAAACCTCCCCTTTTAACAGAAAACAGAGCTGGGTGCAAGGACTTCCCCTTTTAATGATAGCTTCTCCCGCTTTATACTTGCTGAAGTGCAGCTTTACCTTATCTAGTATGCTGGTGAAATCTTCATGACAAAGACCTTGGAATAAAGGCAATTGGAGCAAAGTGTCGAACATCGTTTCCATACGTTGTAATCTCTTGTTAATCGTACAAATTTACTCATAATGCAACACTGCTGTCAATATCTGACTGTTCTTTTTGTTTTTTTATTGTTTGAATGTATAAAAATAGAGTATATTTGCAGAAAAAAGGAGGAAATTATGTTCGCAGGCTTTAATTGGCAGCAGATGATTAGTGCGTTTATTGTACTTTTTGCCGTGATAGATATTATCGGCTCTATACCTATTATAATTAACCTGAAAGAAAAGGGGAAAGATGTGAATGCAATGAAAGCTACTGTCATCTCTTTTGTTTTGTTGATCGGATTTTTCTATGCGGGAGATATGATGTTGAAACTCTTCCATGTAGATATTGAATCGTTTGCAGTTGCCGGTGCATTTGTTATTTTCCTTATGTCTTTGGAAATGATTTTGGACGTTGAAATTTTTAAGAATCAGGGACCTATTAAAGAAGCCACTCTAGTGCCGCTTG contains these protein-coding regions:
- a CDS encoding Crp/Fnr family transcriptional regulator — protein: METMFDTLLQLPLFQGLCHEDFTSILDKVKLHFSKYKAGEAIIKRGSPCTQLCFLLKGEVSIVTNSKENIYTVIEQMEAPYLIEPQSLFGMNTHYNSSYIAHTEVHTVSISKAFVLSDLFKYEIFRLNYMNFVSNRAQNLYSRLWEEPTQDLKSKIIRFFLLHCEKMQGEKIFKVKMDDLARYLDDTRLNTSKALNELQDNGLLELRRKEILIPDAQKLISE
- a CDS encoding MarC family protein, translated to MFAGFNWQQMISAFIVLFAVIDIIGSIPIIINLKEKGKDVNAMKATVISFVLLIGFFYAGDMMLKLFHVDIESFAVAGAFVIFLMSLEMILDVEIFKNQGPIKEATLVPLVFPLLAGAGAFTTLLSLRAEYASINIIIALVLNMIWVYFVVSMTGRVERFLGKGGIYIIRKFFGIILLAISVRLFTANITLLLEALHKS